The Calliphora vicina chromosome 3, idCalVici1.1, whole genome shotgun sequence genome contains a region encoding:
- the Arv1 gene encoding protein ARV1, which translates to MTKSKDTLAYVCINCGQKVKELYKKYSNTFKTVNCEKCHNVADKYIEFETVIILVDSMLLSQQAYRHALFNRDFKLFWKLSLMLLLLESFTLWREKREHTNDDLTQSILVNEHGFYLCCAQNICDYLLTTFLLLLASMALRKNMVLNMGLKSFGFVLLKANVLANFSKFFLLPIMLWRENTTDFGAAIHRTLVTGHHLCSLIFVYVVVTRLRVLQAALIVLPVYIIKEFIMQNLSLYMEEQFS; encoded by the exons atgaCGAAATCAAAAGATACTTTGGCCTATGTGTGCATTAATTGTGGCCAAAAAGTCAAGGAGTTGTACAAGAAATACAGCAATACTTTTAAAACCGTCAACTGT GAAAAATGCCATAATGTAGCCGATAAATATATAGAATTTGAGACTGTTATAATACTAGTGGACTCCATGCTATTGTCGCAGCAAGCCTATAGACATGCCTTATTTAATCGGGATTTTAAG CTATTTTGGAAATTATCTTTAATGTTATTACTGTTAGAGTCCTTTACTCTTTGGCGTGAAAAACGTGAGCACACAAATGATGACTTGACTCAATCCATATTGGTTAATGAACATGGCTTTTATTTGTGCTGTGCTCAAAATATATGTG ACTATTTACTTACCACTTTTTTACTTTTGCTGGCCTCCATGGCTCTCCGGAAAAACATGGTATTAAATATGGGCCTTAAATCCTTTGGATTTGTGTTATTAAAAGCCAATGTCTTGGCCAACTTTTCGAAATTCTTTTTATTGCCCATTATGTTGTGGCGTGAGAATACTACAGACTTTGGCGCCGCTATACATCGTACTTTGGTTACGGGCCATCATTTGTGTTCATTGATATTTGTCTATGTGGTTGTGACACGTTTAAGAGTTCTGCAGGCGGCTCTTATTGTTTTAcccgtgtacattataaaagaGTTTATAATGCAAAATTTATCGCTGTATATGGAGGAGCAATTTTCATAG
- the LOC135954631 gene encoding WD repeat-containing protein 26 homolog, with translation MQNSALNPSTSSSSASSFSASTVESGAMPNSAPAAGSSSSHATDSSAAGSSSVNNSSSTNGHDSKHNGFTANNTNNNNNNNSSTEAPNASDDQNNHEVANKTISWLGKSNQEIIRLIGQYLQDLGLEKSVKTLMTESGCYLEHPSATKFREHVLSGEWSKADADLKELEPLIDNGKPSTITEMKFILLEQKYLENLDDGCPLDALHVLRNELTPLQHNISRVHQLSSYMMCSNNHDLYQRAKWEGKGILSRALVMERLQTFLPPSVMMAPRRLRTLLQQAVELQTQNCLFHDMAWETNLQNVSLLTDHCCATDGFPLQTIQILSDHCDEVWFCKFSPDGLKLATGSKDGAVIIWDVDPYKLQLKQRRLLDCQSQVSVAFISWSPDSKLVLIVGSEDSTEVCIFNVDDGRLLMKMNNMNQESDSLSCGAFNRDGTRFVCGGQKGQFYLCDLKGTVLESWEGVRINSVAFRSDNKTILAADNHYRIRGYNFDNPRTDFDVLKESHPIMTFSVNSADRLALLNVSSQGLHLWDIEDKCIVRSFQGIRQSNFAIHSCFGGVNESFVASGSEDKHVCIWHIKREEPLAKLAGHAKTVNCVSWNPVYPSLLASASDDSTVRIWGPTAPHNINATPESDDCSSCSSSSSWNMTS, from the exons ATGCAAAATTCTGCTTTGAATCCTTCCACATCCTCATCGAGTGCCTCGTCTTTTAGTGCTTCGACAGTGGAAAGTGGGGCAATGCCCAATTCGGCTCCGGCCGCTGGCAGTAGTAGCAGTCATGCCACTGACTCCTCTGCCGCGGGTTCTTCGAGCGTCAATAATTCGTCATCCACCAATGGACACGACTCCAAACACAATGGATTCACTGCCAACAAtaccaataacaataataacaacaacagcagcacaGAGGCGCCAAATGCCAGCGATGATCAAAATAATCACGAAGTGGCCAACAAGACAATTTCCTGGTTGGGCAAATCGAATCAGGAAATAATACGTCTGATTGGGCAATACTTGCAAGATTTGGGCTTGGAGAAATCCGTCAAAACTCTAATGACAGAGTCTGGGTGCTATTTGGAACATCCCTCGGCTACCAAGTTTCGTGAGCATGTCTTATCAGGGGAATGGAGTAAGGCAGATGCAGATCTAAAG GAACTAGAGCCACTGATAGACAATGGCAAACCTTCGACTATTAccgaaatgaaatttattttgttggaacaaaaatatttggaaaatctAGATGATGGCTGTCCTCTGGACGCTTTGCATGTATTGCGCAATGAGCTGACACCATTGCAGCATAATATTTCACGTGTCCACCAATTGTCCTCGTACATGATGTGTTCTAATAATCACGATTTGTATCAACGTGCCAAATGGGAAGGCAAGGGTATATTGTCAAGAGCTCTGGTAATGGAGCGTTTGCAAACCTTTTTGCCACCTTCCGTTATGATGGCCCCACGTCGTTTGCGCACTTTGCTACAACAGGCCGTGGAATTGCAGACACAGAATTGCCTATTTCATGATATGGCCTGGGagacaaatttacaaaatgtttctTTGTTGACTGACCATTGTTGTGCCACCGATGGTTTTCCCCTGCAAACCATACAGATACTATCCGATCACTGCGACGAGGTATGGTTCTGTAAGTTTTCACCCGATGGCCTTAAGTTGGCCACGGGCAGCAAGGATGGAGCGGTCATAATATGGGATGTTGATCCCTATAAGTTGCAGCTGAAACAACGCCGCCTCTTGGACTGTCAGTCACAAGTTAGTGTGGCCTTTATTAGCTGGAGTCCCGATTCAAAGTTGGTGTTGATTGTGGGCTCTGAGGATTCGACCGAAGTGTGTATTTTCAATGTGGACGATGGGCGCTTGTTGATGAAAATGAATAATATGAATCAGGAATCGGACAGTCTGTCATGTGGTGCATTCAATCGCGATGGTACACGTTTCGTTTGTGGTGGCCAAAAGGGTCAATTCTATTTGTGCGATCTCAAAGGCACGGTGCTGGAATCATGGGAGGGTGTACGCATTAACAGTGTGGCCTTCAGATCGGATAATAAGACTATACTAGCCGCTGATAATCACTACCGCATAAGGgg ATACAACTTTGATAACCCACGCACAGACTTTGATGTGCTCAAAGAGTCACATCCGATTATGACATTTTCAGTTAATTCCGCTGATCGCTTAGCCCTGCTAAATGTCTCCAGCCAAGGTCTTCACTTGTGGGACATAGAGGACAAATGCATTGTGCGCAGCTTTCAGGGCATACGTCAGAGTAATTTCGCCATACACTCATGTTTCGGAGGCGTCAACGAGAGCTTTGTGGCCAGCGGCAGTGAGGACAAACACGTTTGCATTTGGCACATAAAGCGAGAAGAACCATTGGCCAAGTTAGCCGGTCATGCCAAGACTGTCAACTGTGTTTCCTGGAATCCCGTATATCCCTCATTGTTGGCCTCGGCCAGTGATGATTCGACCGTACGCATCTGGGGACCCACAGCACCACACAACATAAATGCAACGCCCGAAAGTGACGATTGTTCATCATGTTCCTCTTCGTCGTCATGGAATATGACCTCCTAG